From Meiothermus sp., a single genomic window includes:
- a CDS encoding replication-associated recombination protein A codes for MAPLAERVRPKTLDEVVGQEHLTGPGKPLRRMLETRRLASFILWGPPGTGKTTLARLMAQGAQLEMVALSAVNAGVKDIKDAVAQAQAKGGLVLFLDEIHRFNKSQQDALLPHVESGLLTLMGATTENPSFEVNPALRSRVRVYVLNPLDEDATQRLLERALAHPEGLQAQAEPRALELIAQAAMGDARRALSALELAANLGEGHITEAAAREALGSGTLHFDKGGEYFYDLISALHKSVRGNHVDAALYYFARMIEGGADPLYLARRLARMAVEDVGLADPHALRLAMAAKDAYDFLGSPEGELALAELVIYLALAPKSNSSYVAWKSAQNAAREHPDAPIPLHLRNAPTALMQRLGYGRGYAYYHDDPEGSFAQPYLPEGLENLTLYQATGEGWEDRVRERLKTLRQHFRSAHPPQ; via the coding sequence ATAGCGCCTTTGGCCGAACGGGTACGCCCAAAAACCCTGGACGAAGTGGTAGGGCAAGAACACCTGACGGGGCCGGGTAAGCCCCTGCGGCGGATGCTCGAGACCCGCCGGCTTGCCTCCTTTATCCTGTGGGGGCCGCCAGGAACTGGTAAAACCACCCTGGCCCGCCTGATGGCCCAGGGCGCACAGCTCGAGATGGTGGCGCTCTCGGCGGTGAATGCCGGGGTCAAGGACATCAAGGATGCGGTCGCCCAGGCCCAGGCCAAAGGCGGTCTGGTGCTCTTTCTGGACGAGATCCACCGCTTCAACAAATCGCAGCAGGACGCGCTCTTACCCCATGTGGAGTCGGGCCTCCTGACCCTGATGGGGGCCACCACCGAAAACCCCTCTTTCGAGGTCAACCCGGCCCTGCGCTCCCGTGTGAGGGTCTATGTGCTCAACCCGCTCGACGAGGACGCCACCCAGAGGCTCCTGGAACGGGCACTGGCCCATCCCGAGGGTTTGCAAGCCCAGGCCGAGCCTAGGGCCCTGGAGCTCATCGCCCAGGCCGCTATGGGCGATGCGCGCCGGGCTTTGTCGGCGCTCGAGCTTGCCGCCAACCTCGGCGAAGGCCACATCACCGAAGCCGCCGCCAGAGAAGCCCTGGGCAGCGGAACGCTCCACTTCGACAAGGGCGGTGAATACTTCTACGACCTGATCTCGGCCCTGCATAAGTCGGTGCGCGGCAACCATGTGGACGCGGCGCTGTACTACTTTGCCCGCATGATCGAAGGCGGGGCCGACCCTTTGTACCTGGCCCGCCGGTTGGCCCGCATGGCCGTAGAGGACGTGGGCCTGGCCGACCCCCATGCCCTGCGCCTGGCCATGGCTGCCAAAGATGCCTACGACTTTCTGGGCAGCCCCGAAGGCGAGCTGGCCCTGGCCGAGCTGGTGATCTACCTGGCCCTGGCCCCCAAGTCCAACAGCAGCTACGTGGCCTGGAAAAGCGCCCAGAACGCGGCCCGCGAACACCCCGACGCGCCCATTCCCCTCCACCTCCGCAACGCCCCCACCGCCCTGATGCAACGGCTCGGCTATGGCCGGGGTTACGCCTACTACCACGACGACCCCGAGGGTAGTTTTGCTCAGCCGTATCTGCCGGAGGGCCTGGAGAACCTGACCCTCTACCAAGCCACCGGGGAAGGCTGGGAAGACAGGGTGCGCGAGCGGTTGAAAACCCTGCGCCAGCATTTCAGAAGCGCACACCCCCCGCAATAA
- a CDS encoding diguanylate cyclase: MWLSLLPWGFVLLGLLPLWLFPRQESIYPGMVFLVAALILASAASLYARAPLGPQVRLFWVLGLGVMSSVVAVAASRDLAQVPEDMAVMAAVASLLGACMFLLGLFFLLRREVPGLPTPRQMGFHHHDGVMPYAALQALAPSLESLSAVRPVTLLLLHTRSDQPGAELLQYLRQPDMVFQLKPGQFLIALQGSDLEGAQIVFRRIRQNLVIRAYGVLPLQGMSLQQALVQLQGELEHFYLTQH; the protein is encoded by the coding sequence ATGTGGCTATCGCTATTGCCCTGGGGGTTTGTCCTGTTGGGCCTGCTGCCCCTCTGGCTATTCCCCCGCCAAGAAAGTATTTATCCCGGTATGGTGTTTTTGGTGGCCGCCCTGATTCTGGCTTCGGCTGCCAGTCTGTATGCCCGGGCACCCCTGGGGCCGCAAGTGCGCCTATTTTGGGTGCTGGGCCTGGGGGTAATGAGCAGCGTGGTGGCGGTGGCCGCCAGCCGCGACCTGGCCCAGGTGCCCGAAGATATGGCGGTGATGGCAGCGGTGGCAAGTTTGCTGGGGGCCTGTATGTTTTTGCTTGGGTTGTTCTTCCTGCTTCGGCGTGAGGTGCCCGGTCTGCCCACACCCCGGCAGATGGGCTTTCACCACCACGACGGCGTCATGCCCTATGCAGCCCTGCAAGCCCTGGCCCCAAGCCTCGAGAGCCTCTCAGCGGTGCGACCCGTCACGCTCTTGTTGTTGCATACCCGCTCCGACCAGCCGGGCGCCGAGCTGCTGCAATATTTGCGCCAACCCGATATGGTTTTCCAGCTGAAGCCGGGCCAGTTTCTGATTGCCTTGCAAGGCAGCGACCTCGAGGGCGCCCAGATCGTGTTCCGCCGCATCCGGCAAAACCTGGTCATCCGGGCCTATGGGGTACTGCCTTTGCAGGGCATGAGCCTCCAGCAAGCCCTGGTGCAGCTTCAGGGGGAACTCGAGCACTTCTATCTGACGCAGCATTGA